From one Stigmatella erecta genomic stretch:
- a CDS encoding phage tail protein, whose protein sequence is MRSAELVQLLPGVFQAAPGLGGRLRALLDAMEGFHAPDEAVLAELDALFDPRRTPEGFVPVLARWMDLDLPVSTGLGRLRELVAAGAELSQWRGTARGLLLFLSTATGRRDFELDERVPGPDGTPRPFHICLRAPAELRPHRALLEDIIGREKPAAVTYELHFQERGAPGPAPR, encoded by the coding sequence ATGAGGAGCGCTGAGCTCGTCCAGCTGCTGCCCGGGGTGTTCCAGGCGGCCCCCGGGCTCGGCGGCCGGCTCAGGGCGCTGCTGGACGCGATGGAGGGGTTCCACGCGCCGGACGAGGCGGTGCTCGCGGAGCTGGACGCGCTGTTCGATCCGCGCCGGACGCCGGAGGGCTTCGTGCCCGTGCTGGCGCGGTGGATGGACCTGGACCTGCCGGTGTCGACGGGGCTGGGGCGGCTGCGGGAGCTGGTGGCCGCCGGGGCGGAGCTGTCCCAGTGGCGGGGCACGGCGCGGGGGCTCCTGCTCTTCCTGTCCACGGCCACGGGGCGCCGGGACTTCGAGCTGGACGAGCGCGTGCCGGGGCCGGACGGCACGCCCCGGCCCTTCCACATCTGCCTGCGCGCCCCCGCGGAGCTGCGGCCCCACCGCGCGCTGCTGGAGGACATCATCGGCCGGGAAAAGCCCGCCGCCGTCACCTACGAGCTGCACTTCCAGGAGCGGGGGGCGCCCGGGCCGGCCCCCCGGTAG
- a CDS encoding FAD-binding oxidoreductase, whose amino-acid sequence MSTAALPDAFLRALSDGFPADFLTREPGELAEYGRDWTKVHTPAPTAVAFPRTTDEVARLMALCHAHRVAVVPSGGRTGLAAGAVAARGELVLSLQRMNHMGPVDVLGGTVRVQAGAVTEAVHQHCAPYGLTWPVDFASKGSSHVGGNIATNAGGVKVIRYGLTRQWVLGLQVVTARGEVLELNGALEKNNTGMDLRQLFIGSEGTLGVITEATLKLTRLPGKQEVFLFAVPDVAAVLKLFRDARQAPLSISAYEFFTDKCLARVQRHRKLRSPFEAPSGCYVLLEAEAADAAAVEGWLGSLFERGLVTDGTQAQGVSQATELWALRESISESLSATGMPHKNDIALPIAALEAFCGELDAFFQARYPDWEICLFGHIGDGNLHVNVMKPEGMDKAEFLAHTKPADHDIFALVRKHGGSISAEHGIGLLKKDYLSYTRTPAELELLRAIKRTMDPENLLNPGKILDP is encoded by the coding sequence ATGTCCACCGCCGCGCTCCCCGACGCCTTCCTCCGCGCCCTCTCCGACGGCTTCCCCGCAGACTTCCTCACCCGTGAGCCGGGGGAGCTGGCGGAGTACGGCCGGGACTGGACGAAGGTGCACACGCCGGCGCCCACGGCGGTGGCCTTCCCGCGCACCACGGACGAGGTGGCCCGGCTCATGGCCCTGTGCCACGCGCACCGGGTGGCGGTGGTGCCCTCGGGCGGGCGCACGGGGCTGGCGGCGGGCGCGGTGGCGGCCCGGGGCGAGCTGGTGCTCTCGCTTCAGCGCATGAACCACATGGGCCCGGTGGATGTGCTGGGCGGCACGGTGCGGGTGCAGGCCGGGGCGGTGACGGAGGCTGTCCACCAGCACTGCGCGCCGTACGGGCTGACGTGGCCGGTGGACTTCGCCTCCAAGGGCTCCAGCCACGTGGGCGGCAACATCGCCACCAACGCCGGCGGGGTGAAGGTCATCCGCTACGGGCTGACGCGCCAGTGGGTGCTGGGGCTCCAGGTGGTGACGGCGCGCGGCGAGGTGCTGGAGCTCAACGGCGCGCTGGAGAAGAACAACACGGGCATGGACCTGCGCCAGCTCTTCATCGGCAGCGAGGGCACGCTGGGGGTGATTACCGAGGCCACGCTCAAGCTGACGCGGCTGCCGGGCAAGCAGGAGGTGTTCCTCTTCGCGGTGCCGGACGTGGCGGCGGTGCTGAAGCTGTTCCGGGACGCGCGCCAGGCGCCCCTGTCGATTTCCGCCTACGAGTTCTTCACGGACAAGTGCCTGGCGCGGGTGCAGCGCCACCGCAAGCTGCGCTCGCCCTTCGAGGCACCCAGCGGCTGCTACGTGCTGCTGGAGGCGGAGGCCGCGGACGCCGCGGCGGTGGAGGGGTGGCTGGGCTCGCTCTTCGAGCGGGGGCTGGTGACGGACGGCACCCAGGCGCAGGGCGTCTCGCAGGCGACGGAGCTGTGGGCGCTGCGCGAGAGCATCAGCGAGAGCCTGTCGGCCACGGGCATGCCGCACAAGAACGACATCGCCCTGCCCATCGCCGCGCTGGAGGCGTTCTGCGGGGAGCTGGATGCGTTCTTCCAGGCGCGCTACCCGGACTGGGAGATCTGCCTCTTCGGGCACATCGGCGACGGCAACCTGCACGTCAACGTGATGAAGCCCGAGGGCATGGACAAGGCGGAGTTCCTGGCCCACACGAAGCCCGCGGACCACGACATCTTCGCGCTGGTGCGCAAGCACGGCGGCAGCATCTCGGCCGAGCACGGCATCGGCCTGCTGAAGAAGGACTACCTCTCGTACACGCGCACCCCGGCGGAGCTGGAGTTGCTGCGGGCCATCAAGCGGACGATGGACCCGGAGAACCTGCTCAACCCCGGCAAGATCCTGGACCCCTGA
- a CDS encoding sterol desaturase family protein → MIGIPLGLAYCNFGEWFLHKYVLHGLGKNPKSFWRFHWHEHHQTSRRNAMVDDQYTKPRGRWATNAKELLGLAAIVVGHVPLFSRAPFFTATVWYSTVRYYLVHRRAHLDPQWARVHLPWHYDHHMGKDQNANWCVTHPFFDIVLGTRKEFVCTQAPWRSPEEQASVSPEAEARVPAEAARRSA, encoded by the coding sequence ATGATCGGTATTCCGCTGGGGCTTGCGTACTGCAATTTCGGGGAGTGGTTCCTCCACAAGTACGTGCTGCATGGGTTGGGCAAGAACCCGAAGAGTTTCTGGCGCTTCCACTGGCACGAGCACCACCAGACGTCCCGGCGCAACGCCATGGTGGATGACCAGTACACGAAGCCCCGGGGGCGCTGGGCCACCAACGCCAAGGAGCTGCTGGGGCTGGCGGCCATCGTGGTGGGACACGTGCCGCTGTTCTCCCGGGCCCCCTTCTTCACCGCCACCGTGTGGTACTCGACGGTGCGCTACTACCTCGTTCACCGGCGGGCACATCTGGATCCACAGTGGGCGCGGGTGCACCTGCCGTGGCACTACGACCACCACATGGGCAAGGACCAGAACGCGAACTGGTGTGTGACGCACCCCTTCTTCGACATCGTCCTGGGCACGCGCAAAGAGTTCGTGTGCACGCAGGCGCCGTGGCGCTCGCCCGAGGAGCAGGCAAGCGTGTCGCCCGAGGCGGAAGCCCGCGTCCCGGCGGAGGCCGCCCGGCGCAGTGCATAG
- a CDS encoding TetR/AcrR family transcriptional regulator — MKGLSEAALRLFLERGLDGVTIDDITQASAVAKGTFYRYFEDKTALVDALLEPVRRELLDGLEACGRALSGAREVEAMFEAYRAMAAVIASALLQYPGVVRLYLQECRGPAAGARIKVVELSRLVSQHAVSITQKAHTHGLLRPIRPAVSGLAVVGAVERLLLAVLSEEPIGNPLELPDALTTLVLDGLRLPPPVARRKMDGKPGRP; from the coding sequence ATGAAGGGGCTGAGCGAGGCGGCCCTGCGCCTGTTCCTGGAGCGTGGGCTGGACGGTGTCACCATCGACGACATCACCCAGGCCTCGGCGGTGGCCAAGGGCACCTTCTACCGGTACTTCGAGGACAAGACGGCGCTGGTGGATGCGCTGCTGGAGCCGGTGCGGCGCGAGCTGCTCGATGGGCTGGAGGCGTGTGGCCGCGCGCTGTCCGGGGCGCGCGAGGTGGAGGCCATGTTCGAGGCGTACCGGGCCATGGCCGCGGTCATCGCCAGCGCGCTGCTCCAGTACCCGGGCGTGGTGCGGCTCTACCTCCAGGAGTGCCGGGGGCCCGCGGCGGGGGCGCGGATCAAAGTCGTGGAGCTCTCCCGGCTCGTGTCCCAGCACGCGGTGAGCATCACCCAGAAGGCGCACACCCACGGGCTGCTGCGGCCCATCCGCCCGGCCGTCAGCGGGCTGGCGGTGGTGGGGGCCGTGGAGCGGCTGCTCCTGGCGGTGCTGAGCGAGGAGCCCATCGGCAACCCGCTGGAGCTGCCCGACGCGCTCACCACGCTGGTGCTGGATGGGCTGCGGCTGCCGCCCCCGGTGGCCCGCCGGAAGATGGACGGGAAGCCCGGACGCCCTTAA
- a CDS encoding autotransporter outer membrane beta-barrel domain-containing protein: MPRRPSVPSRPGLACALVLGLAGPALAQEPLPPPGPAVSDASAPAPAFPRLGLSLDAGVPDGVGVSAVVRPWRWLRLHGGVTSNTLSIGLRAGASWVPLATTVSPSLNVDVGHYFDAKYNKLVDRLGSNPLKTDAPIEDVGYDYASASVGVEVGSPHRFAAFLRVGLSYSTLQVDDAEGLLQDVTDEPDLTSTPLSIRFTSPAVKLGFLLYFF, from the coding sequence ATGCCCCGACGCCCTTCCGTCCCCTCCCGCCCTGGCCTGGCGTGCGCGCTGGTGCTGGGCCTGGCCGGGCCGGCGCTGGCCCAGGAGCCGCTGCCCCCGCCAGGCCCCGCCGTGAGCGATGCGTCCGCCCCGGCCCCCGCCTTTCCCCGGCTCGGGCTGTCCCTGGATGCCGGCGTGCCCGATGGCGTCGGCGTCTCCGCGGTGGTGCGGCCCTGGCGGTGGCTGCGGCTGCATGGCGGGGTGACCTCCAACACGCTGAGCATCGGGCTGCGCGCGGGGGCCAGCTGGGTGCCGCTGGCCACCACCGTCTCCCCGTCGCTCAACGTGGACGTGGGCCACTACTTCGACGCGAAGTACAACAAGCTCGTCGACCGGCTGGGCAGCAATCCCCTGAAGACGGACGCGCCCATCGAGGACGTGGGCTACGACTACGCCAGCGCGAGCGTAGGCGTGGAGGTGGGCAGCCCCCACCGCTTCGCCGCCTTCCTGCGCGTGGGCCTGAGCTACAGCACCCTGCAGGTGGACGACGCGGAGGGCCTGCTCCAGGACGTGACGGACGAGCCGGACCTCACCTCCACGCCCCTGTCCATTCGCTTCACCAGCCCCGCCGTCAAGCTGGGCTTCCTCCTCTACTTCTTCTGA
- a CDS encoding tetratricopeptide repeat protein, with amino-acid sequence MQTFSPQETQSWHVPADFDEGGSWAGLQDLLSSLLPQLRSTAPGLMRKHAYELCNVLPSLRRELDVQSFALTDNAMGEEKVRHYAPDRAFRIVHGLIDLLAAWHPHAPASRWVLALDGFDRASNIVRYFAQQLVRRRGAALHLTLVLSVSPGRGEEAAAQFQPLGVSLSRVRLELPPGTGATLSAGEAAQRAEEIEQRTGLSVSELEPHLPSLVSLWRKAGREDKLARARAWAMSLAIHRGLYDDAMRHGAALADKLELLRQQSHKLYWGTVFNLIYGHMAQREPEQALALALKVEPLVDLPEMRIRLFYNLAMLHARFLPRSDLAKAEEYLDAAVKELDQADLPEDQKHFVYVFNRNGLALVRLKQGRLQDAISLCQLGFKRLTEELAADRHKLHRSVLLYNIAQVYSGLGEHEAALSHYTAAIQLDPNYSEYYNERGAILMKQGQFDAAVKDLQKALQLSPPYPEVRINLGQCYRLEGKLAEAVEEYTCALDLDPNNAAALRGRGGAYDDLGQAGPAMADYNLALKLDPAQPIVLASRAILHYSAGKLHESLEDLDLAVSLAPKMPDLYRNRAVALFELGRPQEAVRDLQLYLQCEPQAEDRPEIEARIRAAQAAPRA; translated from the coding sequence TTGCAAACGTTCTCTCCCCAGGAGACCCAGTCCTGGCACGTCCCAGCGGACTTCGATGAAGGCGGCTCCTGGGCGGGGCTCCAGGATTTGCTTTCCAGCCTCCTGCCCCAGCTTCGCTCCACGGCCCCTGGCCTGATGCGGAAGCATGCCTACGAGCTCTGCAACGTGCTCCCCTCGCTGCGGCGGGAGCTGGATGTTCAGAGCTTCGCCCTCACGGACAACGCCATGGGGGAAGAGAAGGTAAGGCACTATGCCCCCGACCGCGCCTTTCGCATCGTTCATGGGTTGATTGATCTGCTCGCGGCTTGGCATCCGCACGCGCCCGCGAGCCGGTGGGTGCTCGCGCTCGACGGCTTTGACCGGGCGAGCAACATCGTGCGGTATTTTGCCCAGCAGCTCGTCCGCCGCAGAGGCGCCGCGCTGCACCTCACGCTGGTGCTTTCCGTGTCCCCTGGCAGGGGAGAAGAGGCCGCGGCGCAGTTTCAGCCTCTGGGCGTTTCACTCTCGCGGGTGCGGCTCGAACTGCCACCCGGCACCGGGGCCACGCTCTCCGCCGGGGAGGCCGCCCAGCGCGCCGAGGAGATCGAACAGCGCACCGGCCTGAGTGTCAGCGAGCTGGAGCCCCATCTGCCGAGTCTCGTCAGCCTTTGGAGGAAGGCTGGACGCGAGGACAAGCTCGCCAGAGCCCGTGCGTGGGCGATGAGCCTGGCGATTCACCGGGGACTGTACGACGACGCCATGCGGCATGGCGCCGCGCTCGCAGACAAGCTGGAGCTGCTGCGCCAGCAGTCCCACAAGCTGTACTGGGGGACCGTTTTCAACCTGATTTATGGCCACATGGCCCAGCGAGAGCCTGAGCAAGCACTCGCGCTGGCGCTGAAGGTGGAGCCGCTCGTAGACCTGCCGGAAATGCGCATCCGGCTGTTTTACAATCTCGCGATGCTTCATGCGCGCTTCCTGCCCCGGTCCGATCTGGCGAAGGCCGAGGAGTACCTGGACGCCGCGGTCAAGGAGCTCGATCAAGCAGACTTGCCGGAGGACCAGAAGCATTTCGTCTATGTCTTCAACCGCAACGGATTGGCCCTGGTCCGGCTCAAGCAAGGCAGGCTTCAGGACGCGATCAGCCTCTGCCAGCTGGGATTCAAACGGCTCACGGAAGAGCTGGCGGCCGACCGGCACAAGCTGCACCGCTCTGTCCTGCTGTACAACATCGCTCAAGTCTACTCGGGACTGGGCGAGCACGAGGCCGCGCTTTCGCACTACACGGCCGCCATCCAGTTGGATCCCAACTACTCGGAGTATTACAACGAGAGGGGGGCGATCCTGATGAAGCAGGGCCAGTTCGATGCGGCGGTGAAGGATCTCCAAAAGGCGCTCCAGCTCAGCCCTCCCTACCCGGAGGTCCGGATCAACCTCGGCCAGTGCTACCGCCTGGAGGGGAAGCTGGCGGAGGCAGTGGAGGAATACACCTGTGCGTTGGATCTGGACCCGAACAACGCCGCCGCGCTCCGCGGGCGCGGTGGCGCCTACGATGATCTGGGCCAGGCCGGCCCCGCGATGGCGGATTACAACCTCGCGTTGAAGCTCGATCCCGCCCAGCCCATCGTGCTGGCGAGCCGTGCCATCCTGCACTACTCCGCCGGCAAGCTGCATGAGTCGCTGGAGGATCTCGATCTCGCTGTCTCGCTGGCCCCCAAGATGCCCGACCTGTACCGCAACCGGGCGGTCGCGCTCTTCGAGCTAGGCCGGCCCCAGGAGGCGGTTCGAGACCTTCAACTCTATCTGCAGTGCGAGCCCCAGGCGGAGGATCGCCCAGAGATCGAAGCCCGGATCCGTGCGGCCCAGGCCGCGCCCCGGGCCTGA
- a CDS encoding glycoside hydrolase family 13 protein has translation MAPPEHIPWWKDAVVYQIYPRSFQDSNGDGIGDLRGILQRLDYLKRLGVDVLWLSPIYASPNDDNGYDISDYRAIMPEFGTMADFEELLREAHARGLKIMLDLVVNHTSDEHPWFIESRSSPQSSKRDYYIWKKGKDGQPPTRWESFFSGSVWEKDARSGEYYLHLFSRKQPDLNWENPQVRHEVYSMMRFWLDKGVDGWRMDTINMLSKPPDYPEGRPIRGSSLTEGQPYFLNGPRIHEYLQEMHREVLAHYDVMTVGETPGVTPAEGALYCGEARGELNMVFHFEHVFVGDETAERGKWSNPPLSLPAMKRVLARWQTELHGKGWNSLYWDNHDQPRAVSRFGDDREYRVESAKMLCTVLLFMQGTPYIYQGQELGMTNVSFESIEHYKDIETLNAFKVLRDEHGWDTARILAGVYGRGRDNARTPMHWSGEKNAGFTDGMPWIALNPNYPDINATVAEADPGSVWHHYRDTIALRKALPVVRDGTFTLLEAEHPTLFSYLRDDGHTRLLVVGHFSRQPGTYALPQAFVGGEVLSNNYTSLEGTGVLRLKPYQAVVLRAR, from the coding sequence ATGGCCCCCCCTGAGCACATTCCCTGGTGGAAGGACGCGGTCGTCTACCAGATTTATCCCCGCAGCTTTCAGGACAGCAACGGGGACGGCATCGGCGACCTGCGCGGCATCCTCCAGCGGCTCGATTACCTCAAGCGCCTGGGCGTGGACGTCCTCTGGCTGTCGCCCATCTACGCCTCGCCCAACGACGACAACGGCTACGACATCTCCGACTACCGGGCCATCATGCCCGAGTTCGGCACCATGGCCGACTTCGAGGAACTGCTCCGGGAGGCGCACGCGCGGGGGCTGAAGATCATGCTCGACCTGGTGGTGAACCACACGAGCGATGAGCACCCGTGGTTCATCGAGTCCCGGTCGAGCCCTCAGTCCAGCAAGCGCGACTACTACATCTGGAAGAAGGGGAAGGACGGCCAGCCGCCCACGCGGTGGGAGTCGTTCTTCAGCGGCTCCGTCTGGGAAAAGGACGCGCGGAGCGGCGAGTACTACCTGCACCTGTTCAGCCGCAAGCAGCCGGACCTGAACTGGGAGAACCCCCAGGTGCGGCACGAGGTGTACAGCATGATGCGCTTCTGGCTCGACAAGGGCGTGGACGGCTGGCGCATGGACACCATCAACATGCTGAGCAAGCCGCCGGACTACCCGGAAGGCCGGCCCATCCGGGGCTCCTCGCTCACCGAGGGCCAGCCGTACTTCCTGAACGGCCCGCGCATCCACGAGTACCTCCAGGAGATGCACCGCGAGGTGCTCGCGCACTACGACGTGATGACGGTGGGGGAGACGCCGGGGGTGACGCCGGCGGAGGGCGCGCTGTACTGCGGCGAGGCGCGGGGCGAGCTGAACATGGTGTTCCACTTCGAGCACGTGTTCGTCGGCGACGAGACGGCCGAGCGCGGCAAGTGGAGCAACCCGCCGCTGTCGCTGCCGGCCATGAAGCGCGTGCTGGCGCGCTGGCAGACGGAGCTGCACGGCAAGGGCTGGAACAGCCTGTACTGGGACAACCACGATCAGCCGCGCGCGGTGTCCCGCTTTGGCGATGACCGGGAGTACCGGGTGGAGAGCGCGAAGATGCTCTGCACGGTGCTGCTGTTCATGCAGGGCACGCCCTACATCTACCAGGGGCAGGAACTGGGCATGACGAACGTGTCCTTCGAGAGCATCGAGCACTACAAGGACATCGAGACGCTCAATGCCTTCAAGGTGCTGCGCGACGAGCACGGCTGGGACACGGCGCGCATCCTGGCGGGCGTGTACGGCCGGGGGCGGGACAACGCGCGCACGCCCATGCACTGGTCCGGGGAGAAGAACGCGGGGTTCACCGACGGCATGCCGTGGATTGCCCTGAACCCGAACTACCCGGACATCAACGCCACGGTGGCCGAGGCGGATCCGGGCTCGGTCTGGCACCACTACCGGGACACCATCGCGCTGCGCAAAGCCCTGCCGGTGGTGCGGGACGGCACCTTCACGCTGCTGGAGGCCGAGCACCCCACGCTCTTCAGCTACCTCCGGGACGACGGGCACACGCGGTTGCTGGTGGTGGGCCACTTCAGCCGCCAGCCCGGGACGTATGCGCTTCCCCAGGCGTTCGTGGGGGGCGAGGTGCTCAGCAACAACTACACCTCGCTGGAGGGCACCGGCGTGCTGCGGCTGAAGCCCTACCAGGCGGTGGTCCTCCGCGCCCGCTGA
- a CDS encoding phage tail protein has protein sequence MGALQVPFRAYSFKLLMGGSVQGHFTQCTGLRSRVEVIPLREEDRTVVRKPSLPLGRGSVSLSYGLCTAAELWDWFLASMEGHSRSKTVSILMLGVDGITEVFRYELLGCWLRDWECAAADARRQQAALSRLVLSFEALRRG, from the coding sequence ATGGGAGCGCTGCAGGTCCCATTCCGGGCGTACAGCTTCAAGTTGCTCATGGGGGGCTCGGTCCAGGGGCACTTCACCCAGTGCACCGGCCTGCGCTCCCGCGTGGAGGTCATCCCCCTGCGGGAGGAGGACCGCACCGTGGTGCGCAAGCCCTCGCTGCCGCTGGGCAGGGGCTCCGTGTCGCTGAGCTACGGGCTGTGCACCGCGGCGGAGCTGTGGGACTGGTTCCTGGCCTCCATGGAGGGGCACTCTCGCAGCAAGACGGTCTCCATCCTGATGCTGGGCGTGGACGGCATCACCGAGGTGTTCCGGTACGAACTGCTGGGGTGTTGGCTGCGGGACTGGGAGTGCGCGGCGGCCGATGCGCGGCGCCAGCAAGCGGCCCTCTCGCGGCTCGTCCTGTCCTTCGAGGCCCTCCGCCGTGGATGA
- a CDS encoding putative baseplate assembly protein — translation MSLPSPQLDDRTFRQLLDEAHVRMAGKCPEWGALSPQEPEKVLLEAFAHLTEMMLHRLNRLPDKAYVEFLRLLGVRLQPPSAASVSLRFGLEAPAGHPVDIPRGTRVATARAEGGTEPVVFSTAEAVRILPGASEVRVLAYHCEHVEAELVGYGTGQPGLTVRLGRPPLVAPTGDGLDVVVGVEAEPGELEGRVPARRHEGRLYRMWWEVEDFAYLAPNEPAYRVDRATGTLTFAPAARILGDEGALGEARALAAVPPAGRAIRVWYRRGGGARGNVSAHRLEVLEEPLPGVKVTNPRPAMGGRDAETLENALVRGPQERHSLRRAITAGDFELLALRASGAVARAKALTLAQGWVHAAPGTVQVLLVPHLPPELQGCHGEGVTAGRLRRHQAEEVRAQVQRELEARRPLGTEVEVAWARYKTVSVVARVVAQPTQDAEALKLRLLERLYRTLSPLASGGHPGGWGFGQPLRTAQVRDMLLAEPGVRAVARVRVRVDEVPREVRTLAADASQPRTFYAGADELLFRTGNAGEGWEAVGRFSGEQVDVVAAHPARAGWVAVASRPRGSLFLHSRVSLSRDCCETWEPGTATLEGVKDLAWTVREGTPVLLLATVAGLFEWVMRPGTLPRPVLVDPSHPRLGFCAVAATGEAGGGACVAVAAMDRAGVLLSDREGRPGTFWHLGLRGQEVRVLEVQREGASAFLWAGLGTGPEDGAGQGCMSWELSGGEPPPGGWRGFGQGWTGGGCLALAFAGGTVYAGTQEAGVLALAGGQAAAAWRRTEAGRSPPVQALAVQTGAMPLLSGGPQGVFRRATEGAEDMPCAPREFSEEVTVPPSWLLCSGFHEVEVGGDDEER, via the coding sequence ATGTCACTTCCGTCCCCGCAGTTGGACGACCGTACCTTCCGCCAGCTCCTGGACGAGGCGCACGTGCGCATGGCCGGGAAGTGCCCGGAGTGGGGCGCGCTGAGCCCGCAGGAGCCGGAGAAGGTGCTGCTGGAGGCCTTCGCCCACCTGACGGAGATGATGCTGCACCGGCTCAACCGCCTGCCGGACAAGGCCTACGTGGAATTCCTGCGGCTCTTGGGGGTGCGGCTCCAGCCGCCCTCGGCCGCCTCGGTGTCGCTGCGCTTCGGCCTGGAGGCGCCGGCCGGGCACCCGGTGGACATTCCCCGGGGCACGCGCGTCGCCACGGCGCGCGCGGAGGGGGGCACCGAGCCGGTGGTCTTCTCCACCGCCGAGGCGGTGCGCATCCTCCCGGGGGCCTCGGAGGTGCGGGTGCTGGCCTACCACTGTGAGCACGTGGAGGCGGAGCTGGTGGGGTACGGCACCGGCCAGCCCGGGCTCACCGTGCGGCTGGGGCGGCCGCCGCTCGTGGCCCCCACGGGAGATGGGCTGGATGTGGTGGTGGGCGTGGAGGCGGAGCCCGGGGAGCTGGAGGGCCGCGTGCCCGCGCGCCGGCACGAGGGCCGCCTGTACCGCATGTGGTGGGAGGTGGAGGACTTCGCGTACCTGGCGCCCAACGAGCCCGCGTACCGGGTGGACCGGGCCACGGGCACGCTCACCTTCGCCCCGGCGGCGCGAATCCTGGGGGACGAGGGGGCGCTGGGGGAGGCCCGGGCGCTGGCGGCCGTGCCCCCCGCGGGCCGGGCCATCCGGGTCTGGTACCGGCGCGGCGGGGGCGCGCGGGGCAACGTCTCCGCCCACCGCCTGGAGGTGCTCGAGGAGCCCCTGCCCGGCGTGAAGGTGACCAACCCCCGGCCGGCCATGGGCGGCCGGGACGCGGAGACGCTGGAGAACGCGCTCGTGCGCGGCCCCCAGGAGCGGCACTCGCTGCGGCGGGCCATCACCGCCGGGGACTTCGAGCTGCTGGCGCTGCGCGCCTCGGGCGCGGTGGCGCGCGCCAAGGCCCTCACCCTGGCGCAGGGCTGGGTGCATGCGGCGCCCGGGACGGTGCAGGTGCTGCTGGTGCCGCACCTGCCCCCGGAGCTGCAGGGCTGCCATGGCGAGGGGGTGACGGCGGGGCGGCTGCGCCGGCACCAGGCCGAGGAGGTGCGGGCCCAGGTGCAGCGGGAGCTGGAGGCGCGCCGGCCGCTGGGCACGGAGGTGGAGGTGGCCTGGGCGCGCTACAAGACCGTGAGCGTGGTGGCGCGCGTGGTGGCGCAGCCCACGCAGGACGCGGAGGCCCTGAAGCTGCGCCTGCTGGAGCGGCTCTACCGGACGCTCTCGCCGCTCGCCTCGGGGGGGCACCCGGGCGGGTGGGGCTTCGGGCAGCCGCTGCGCACCGCGCAGGTGAGGGACATGCTCCTGGCCGAGCCCGGCGTCCGCGCGGTGGCGCGGGTGCGGGTGCGGGTGGACGAGGTGCCGCGCGAGGTGCGCACGCTGGCGGCGGATGCCTCGCAGCCCCGCACCTTCTATGCGGGGGCGGACGAGCTGCTCTTCCGCACGGGGAACGCGGGGGAGGGGTGGGAGGCCGTGGGGCGCTTCTCCGGGGAGCAGGTGGACGTGGTGGCGGCGCACCCGGCGCGCGCGGGGTGGGTGGCGGTGGCCTCCCGGCCGCGGGGCAGCCTGTTCCTGCACTCGCGCGTGTCCCTCTCGCGCGACTGCTGCGAGACGTGGGAGCCGGGCACCGCCACGCTGGAGGGGGTGAAAGACTTGGCGTGGACGGTGCGGGAGGGCACGCCCGTGCTGCTGCTCGCCACGGTGGCGGGGCTCTTCGAGTGGGTGATGCGGCCCGGGACGCTGCCCCGGCCGGTGCTCGTGGACCCGTCGCACCCGAGGCTGGGCTTCTGCGCGGTGGCGGCCACAGGGGAGGCGGGCGGCGGGGCGTGCGTGGCGGTGGCGGCGATGGACCGGGCGGGCGTGCTCCTGTCGGACCGGGAAGGGCGCCCGGGCACCTTCTGGCACCTGGGGCTGCGGGGGCAGGAGGTGCGCGTGCTGGAGGTGCAGCGCGAGGGCGCCAGCGCCTTTCTCTGGGCGGGGCTGGGGACGGGCCCTGAGGATGGAGCGGGCCAGGGGTGCATGAGCTGGGAGCTGTCGGGGGGCGAGCCCCCTCCGGGCGGCTGGCGGGGCTTCGGCCAGGGCTGGACGGGCGGCGGCTGCCTGGCGCTCGCCTTCGCGGGGGGCACGGTCTACGCGGGCACGCAGGAGGCGGGGGTGCTGGCGCTGGCCGGAGGCCAGGCGGCGGCGGCCTGGCGGCGGACGGAGGCGGGCCGCTCCCCGCCCGTGCAGGCCCTGGCGGTCCAGACGGGCGCGATGCCCCTGCTGTCCGGCGGGCCCCAGGGGGTGTTCCGCCGCGCCACGGAGGGCGCAGAGGACATGCCGTGCGCGCCGCGGGAGTTCTCGGAGGAGGTGACGGTGCCGCCCAGCTGGCTGCTGTGCTCCGGCTTCCACGAGGTGGAGGTGGGAGGGGACGATGAGGAGCGCTGA